Below is a genomic region from Cloeon dipterum chromosome 2, ieCloDipt1.1, whole genome shotgun sequence.
TTTAATTATCTGGCGGACATGATCTTGGGTGTTGTTGTTCCAATTCGTGACCGGcgtaattcatttattaaaagcagCATTGTTTCCCCCTCGTGCATGTGAATATTAAAGATTCACCGCGATACTTTTGCGTCGGAGATGTGTACCAAGAGCAGTTGGGCGGCCGCAGGTAACGACTCAACGACCTTGCCCGCAGAACAGTTAAAATCCAATCAGCATCCAGCATCTATCACTGCATTTCCATCCGCTCGTGCCGTTTGCATGCCCCTTATTATCCTCTCAGATTGCGACGCGTGCAACTTTTTGTATTCGTTGCGTTGAGAAAATGTTATGGTTTCCGAAGAAAAAAGTCACGTGAGAATTTGGGTCAGCcggaattcaattttgcagcTTGCTCGATCCTGCTGCATCAGAAATTTCCGACTGGCGCGCGTGCACCAGGTgctgtatttttgtttgcgcCCAATTTTACGGGCGAAAAGGGCGGAGTACGTGTTTTTGCGCTACGTCGGTCGTGCTTTTTCGAGTGTTTATACTATGCACGCCTCGTGAAAAATAATGAGTTGCGGATTTCTGTGCAGAAGAGGGCttgtttgatttcattttgctaGAGCGCTGACGTGACTCTGCAGAAATATCCAAATAAAACATCAGCAAGACTTGCAAGCTTGCAAGAAAGGAGCACCACTTGAACATAGGGAGAGGAATGCATCAGCAGTTGCTCCAACAACCTGTTTATTAGTCTCCgagcaattataaattaaaaatttaaattgtatgaaaagtaaaaaggcAGAAAAAACTTCACAGCATGTTGTCAAAAAAGCCTTTCTCTTTGATAGGGCATAGCAGTCGCAGCCTTAATCATGGTAAAGGATTTTTCATAGATTTTCGTGTATTAAGTAGTAGCAGCATTTCACTCTTTGAAATAGCTCCAAAACGAAGGATAGATTTTTTGGCCTTGTGAAGAGATAGTTTTGTCGCAGGGAGGGTGAGTTGCACAAGACCCCGTCTTGCTTCCTTTTTTGATCAATATAAGAAATGAGTGCAGATTTTGGTCGTCAGtcagagattaaaattttacaacgtCTTACAGTTACTATGCAGCgtgaacgttttttttttttttggttttaattttttcttctacgGGACAGCAGAGCAACTTTGTCACTCACATCGAAAATCAGAAGATATTATATCATTAACAAAGTTGTCCGAAAGAATAGCGTATGAAATAATATCGATCATCAACATTTTCCTCCTAACCGGCTAACctattaaataaaagtcaCGCAACTTTCAGCCTAATTTGTCataatctaaaatataaatggacGATTTGGCTGGGGAAATTCAAACATTGTCATTTTAACGATCCTTCGAGGTGCTGCAGTCGACTTGAACGCAGtacttttttgcaaaattgaataattggtCGTTAGCAGCACGTTGAGCCATGTGTGACGCGAGAgtggggaaaattaatttgactgaTTTGACCTCCGACACGTACATTTAGTGAGCCGGCGAACCGAGGAGTGGCCGAGGTTTAAAGAGCTTGGCCTGCGCCATTGCAGGGGTCAGTCAGCACCATGAAGCTTCTCTCGCTGGTCGTGTTTGCTCTCGTGCTCGTCGCAGCTTTTGGTAAGCTCAGCACCTTCTAAAGCCCCATTATTGACTggtcattattttataacgCGTACTAATTCCGGCCCAGGTGGCCCGACCTTTTGCCAATTCTTCCATTCCGCTTTGTTTGTGGTTGTGTGTGGCGTGCCTCAATTTTTACGACTCTCTCGTCCCCGCTTTCAACGaaagattgaaattttgcagcatCAGGCGAAAGGGACTGCTCGACGAAATGCCAATGTAGCAACGTGCCCAACAAAACCGAATTCTGCGGAATCCTGGGCATTAAGAGGCGCACCTTCAGCAGCTCCTGTGAGATGCTGTGCTACAATTGTCAAAACAAGAGCAGTGAGTATTTCAGCCGATTTAACTTGAAATCAGGCGatctgaaaatcaattcacGCGAGAGGCACTTTCTCTCTTGCGTCAACGACTGTATTCTCGATTTAATTGCTGTGCTTTCAGACTACAAGTACCAGAGCTCTGGAAAGTGCCCTGCTGACGCTGCTGCAGGTGCCGCGCATGGAGCCCAAGGAACGAACTCTCCAAAGACTACAGCAAGGCCCACTAGCACCACTAGCACCAGTAGCACCACTAGCACCACTACTCCGCAGCCCAGCAaccaaaagcagaaaaattaaaacaaaatgtattgCAAACGGGACCAACTCTTTTTTCTCATCAATGGAATTTGAAATAACTTCAACTAATAAAACTGCACctattttcctctctctgTTATTGCAAGCAAACGTACTTGTTTTTATTGAACCTCCTGTGACTTCACGTCCTCAACACATATCCATAATATTGTGCGTACTTTTATGACACACTTTATCTTTGATGGGTTAGGAACGTTAATAATTAACAGTTCTAAATTCTAATATTAAGCTCCACTACAACACatcatttcttaaaaacaatctgaataaatattcagaGAATtcgttataaattatttttttgatgattttttgaaacttcttttaaatttattaaaaaaattgtaatggagaatttgttattctttgaacctttaaaaattgtgctacTTTCCTTCCTCCCCAATTCGAGTTCCTAACAAATTGATAGTAGGGtccttaattttatggtttttcatataatgataatttaattgtttcaacaCTGTGTGGTAAAATTGTGAATgggaaagtttttaaaatgacctCAGCCACTTTGTATTTAcctaaagaaatattttgcatacaACTGTTTGAGAAATTGGCAAACCTTTACTGATGACATTGATTTTGTTAGCAAAACAATCGTTTTAAAACCTTTTCAAACATGCACATCCTTTAGAAGTAAAAGGTGAATCACTTCTTGTGATTTGAACCTGTTTTCCGATATAATGTATATCTATACAGTATTTGTTATAGGAAAACAAATACCCTCCAGTGACCCTGACTGCAAGTGCAGCACGCCACTTGTAAAGTGTGTTGGATTTTCTTTACTGATTTTCGAcccaattacaatttttgctgcacaAAGGTTAAGTTCAAGTAAGAGCAGTTGagtgcaattattttccagtttaTATTCTACTTGATAATCGttgtaaaaaggaaaatataaactcCCAAGAGCACATCATTTTGCTAAATTGTTACAAGCTAGCACTGAAAGTCAATTATGagtatttaaatgaattgcaGCTATATTTAAGGATGCAATCAATATGTACGTTAGCTACCAGTAGTGTGGTGGATTGAAATTAACCCTTCATGACAGGCacttaaatgaaaaacaataatgaaTTGCTAGatacttttcatattttttaactaaacatTATCTTTTGGCTTACACACCAGCTAAATCCCGTTGATTAAATCCGTTCTTTTAACTGAAACCCGCTTATTATTTAAGTGCCGTTTTGGCCCTTACTTCGCATGCAACACTTAAGAAACTGAAAAGACCGTTTAATACTCACAACTCACATTAAAGGCgcaaaaatttgccaaatgcAATTACCCGCATTAACTGACGCCGATGCAATTTGACCAAGTGTAAAATTTGATCATGCACAAGCGCCgagtgaaaattcaattagaaaCTGCAAATGAAAGCAGCCGCGTTGTCCACGATTGTTCGTCAGCGAGCCACgacataaaaacatttatcttGGTGGGCGATAATTCTATCCGACAGATCGTAATCAGCGCACAAAAGCAAACGTGACACGAGGACGTGCCTTGAGAGCGATGAACATGTTGCACATTGACAAACCGCGGATGGAAAAAAGCGCCGGCTTTATTGGGCATGAAGAGTTAGCAGAAAGGAGGAAACTCGAGTCCATCGGCTTGGCTGCTATGCGCATACAAGCGCTCACTTTTTGCCTCTTGGGTCTAACAATTAAAAGGAGGCGGTCGACCTTGCCAGCGGCGGTAGAATCTCGCAAATAGCTGGCTCGGCACGGCCAATTAGCTGGCCAGGTCATCGCAGGTCGGATCACTGACTCCgcagccaaattaatttttcacctttCATCAGACACGCTTTTTCGATTATTGCCGCCACCGATAACTGTTTTTTATGCTTGCGACATTGTGGTGGGTGGGACCGTTGATTTCCTATCTTATTTCTGACACGCGAgaataatccaattttttgttttctcctCAAGGAGgacaaaattccaatttaaaagaattttaattcagtggcagttaaatttttgacttgaAGCATGTTTTCCTGTCCTAAAGTCACGCATTATAAAAATGTAGGAAGCGCGGTTAGTGATTGACTTTACTTGATAATAAAGCATTTCTTCAACTcacgattttttatatttatgatatACGAGTAGGTCGTTACAAAGACACCTGTCATGTCACTATTCTTACTATTTAACTGCCACTTAGAAACTCGACTGGACAACATTTATACCGCATCTAGGGTCGTGATCAAAGTAGACGACAAAGGTACTAGAGAACAGTTAACATCAAAGCTGGCTGATGCTCgttcattcaaataaattgataatctattcataaaattattttcctatgCATCCAATTCCGAAGCAAATGCATTGGcagcaatttatttcagtGCAAATGTTTGGATAACGGCAACTGGGGAAAGAAACGTGCCTTTTAACACTTTTAGCGTGCACTGAAAATAACAGAAGCTTGTTTATAAAGATCGCAAAAAAGCACTCCAACTTCCAAAGACACGAAGTGACAAgggttttattgttttattataacGCGATGATGAGGCAAAATGAAGTGACATTTTCATCATAATGGAAGCAACGATGTGATATTTTGTATACAAAGCAAAGCTCTATTGTCTTGGCatctatatatatttatacttCTCTGTAACAATGCCCTTTCCTTGCCAGAAAAAAGCCTTCTTGAACTCGTCAAacataaacataaatatttaacttaaatgTGCGATTGGCTGCTAAATTCAAATACAAATGACTTACAAAAAAGAGAATTGGATTTaataatgtcatttttttaaggagTCAAGCGATTCAAGCTCATCCCCAGTAAAATCTGCCAGTGAATCTTTAAGTCAGTTTCcactcaatttatttcagttgaaACCTGTCTTTATCACGACATTACATTTCCAACCGTttaatgagaataaacaaataagtAAAACATTGATCACCGTTAAGCATTCGCAAGCTATTGACATTTGTCAACGAGCAGTTCttcttgaatgaaaatatgcaaatgcaGTGAGGCGAGGTTGAAGCCGACAGAGCGGACGATAACATCTGCTGCTTCCAAAGTAGGAAAAACATCGGTTTAAGATTTCCCATTGACACGAATAAATACGTCTGGAAACGGATCTCCCGCGTTGAGTGTTCTTTTGCTCCATTTGCCTGTTCGGCgtcttttaattgttattggAGCGCAAAGGGACTCTTAAAAGAAAGAGAGATCGACGGTCGTTCGTTATTTGCCTAATCCCCTGGGCAAAAAATAGATTACACGCCGCCGTCATCGTCGTCGGCATTGGAGAAGGAGAAAAGCTTGTGTATGTGCTCATCGCGTTGGGCAGAATAAACAGTGTTCTGGTCCAGCAGTGCATCTTCTATAACTGTTCCACGTCCAGCAGTGCGTGACCAAAGCACACTTAATCACCGACGGCCGCTCGTTTAATCGCCGCAAATGAGCACCAAGCCGGTTAATAGACGGACTTGCGCAAATATACTATATCGCGAGCGGAATAATAAAACCTTCGGCGCTAATGCCCCTTCTTAATTGCCTTCTCCGCACTCTCGGCAGTTTCGCTTCCGACGGATTCCCGATGCATGAATACTCACACTATATACTTCCACGAGGTAATTtggctgtttttatttatttgcacgcTGACGTAACGTGTTCCTGACCGCAATTTTCGTTTTACGATTGGAAttctttt
It encodes:
- the LOC135937929 gene encoding uncharacterized protein LOC135937929, with the translated sequence MKLLSLVVFALVLVAAFASGERDCSTKCQCSNVPNKTEFCGILGIKRRTFSSSCEMLCYNCQNKSNYKYQSSGKCPADAAAGAAHGAQGTNSPKTTARPTSTTSTSSTTSTTTPQPSNQKQKN